Proteins encoded within one genomic window of Legionella sp. PC997:
- a CDS encoding DUF6516 family protein, with the protein MKDVGLENLLALDGTEYTEENGYWYKIEAFLVEPTEERPHGIRYNLTLHDNYNQRILGFDNAHGIKVKESGRYSGRIIKYDHVHTSINDKGTPYEFESAEQLLRDFFQEVNSIIQKLNNGDKK; encoded by the coding sequence ATGAAGGATGTAGGGCTAGAAAATTTACTTGCATTAGATGGTACGGAATACACAGAGGAAAATGGTTATTGGTACAAGATAGAAGCATTTTTAGTTGAGCCAACTGAAGAGAGGCCTCATGGTATTAGATATAATCTAACTCTTCATGATAATTACAATCAGCGGATTCTAGGGTTTGATAATGCACATGGAATCAAAGTTAAAGAAAGCGGTCGGTATTCGGGGCGTATTATTAAGTATGATCACGTTCATACCTCAATAAATGATAAGGGAACTCCTTATGAGTTTGAAAGTGCTGAACAGCTTTTGCGAGATTTTTTTCAAGAAGTGAATTCAATTATTCAAAAATTGAATAATGGAGATAAAAAATGA
- a CDS encoding MarR family transcriptional regulator produces MKTLQVGIMSRDKFQSRTIEIASGRYKPKKNEPKIWFSSIKSLCEVLNENNMRLLKIIDEQKPESIKELAALSKREPGNLSRTLSTMARYGIIEMKKIGKNSKPIAKALDFNIQYSAAG; encoded by the coding sequence ATGAAAACATTACAAGTTGGTATTATGTCACGAGATAAATTTCAAAGTCGTACTATTGAAATTGCTTCTGGGCGTTATAAACCTAAAAAAAATGAACCTAAGATTTGGTTTAGTTCAATCAAATCACTTTGTGAAGTATTAAATGAAAACAATATGAGACTATTGAAAATAATCGATGAACAAAAGCCTGAGTCAATTAAAGAGCTTGCTGCCTTAAGTAAACGTGAACCTGGCAATTTGAGTCGTACACTTAGCACAATGGCTCGCTACGGAATTATTGAAATGAAGAAAATTGGGAAAAATTCTAAACCAATTGCTAAGGCTTTAGATTTTAATATTCAATATAGTGCTGCTGGATAA
- a CDS encoding Fic family protein: MKWNWQLENWPKFTWDSDKLVMLEQSFTENAGIIIGSSQHISQEGKQNLFIDLMCTDALDSSEIEGEHLNKDSVQSSIQKELGLSVKVPGASLAERGIAKMMVNLYQTISSPLTHQILFEWHQFLMGASQHLEHIGQYRKHEEAMQILSGPDYDRKIHFEAPPSTRVLAEMDQFINWFERSSPVGAAPLPTLTRAGIAHLWFESIHPFEDGNGRIGRAIAEKALSQGFSKPVMTVLAKILLKKRKEYYQQLGLASKTLDLTSWLIWFANIALEAQQSTYLYIDFIIKKAVILREAEGKINPRQEKVLLKLFHAGPDGFVGGLSAKNYMSITGAPIATTTRDLNDLVKKNILKRTGELKATRYFLNLEKT; encoded by the coding sequence ATGAAATGGAATTGGCAGCTTGAAAATTGGCCAAAATTTACTTGGGACTCAGATAAATTAGTTATGCTTGAGCAATCTTTTACTGAGAATGCAGGTATTATTATTGGTTCTTCGCAACACATTTCTCAGGAAGGTAAGCAAAATTTATTTATTGATTTAATGTGTACGGACGCTTTAGATAGCTCTGAAATAGAGGGAGAGCATTTAAATAAAGATAGCGTGCAATCTTCTATACAAAAAGAGTTAGGCTTGTCTGTAAAAGTTCCAGGAGCTAGCTTGGCAGAGCGTGGGATCGCTAAAATGATGGTTAATTTATATCAAACGATTTCTAGCCCCCTAACACACCAGATTTTATTTGAATGGCATCAATTTTTAATGGGGGCTAGCCAGCATTTGGAACATATTGGTCAATATCGTAAGCATGAAGAAGCAATGCAAATTCTTTCTGGACCTGATTATGATCGAAAAATCCATTTTGAAGCCCCTCCCTCAACACGTGTTCTGGCCGAAATGGATCAATTTATTAATTGGTTTGAAAGGAGCTCTCCAGTCGGAGCAGCACCTTTACCGACATTAACTCGAGCAGGAATAGCCCACTTATGGTTTGAGAGCATCCACCCTTTTGAGGATGGGAATGGAAGAATAGGACGAGCTATAGCAGAAAAAGCTCTATCACAAGGATTTTCAAAACCAGTAATGACAGTATTGGCAAAAATATTATTAAAAAAGAGAAAGGAATATTATCAACAGTTAGGTTTAGCAAGTAAAACCTTAGATCTCACATCTTGGTTAATCTGGTTTGCTAACATCGCTTTAGAAGCGCAACAAAGCACTTATTTGTATATTGATTTTATTATTAAGAAGGCCGTTATTTTAAGGGAAGCGGAAGGGAAAATTAATCCAAGGCAAGAAAAAGTTTTATTAAAATTATTTCACGCCGGACCAGATGGATTTGTTGGTGGTTTAAGTGCTAAAAATTATATGAGCATAACAGGCGCACCGATCGCTACAACAACCAGAGATTTGAATGACTTGGTGAAAAAAAATATTCTCAAACGAACTGGCGAACTTAAAGCGACTCGTTACTTTTTAAATCTCGAAAAGACTTAA
- a CDS encoding FUSC family protein, whose amino-acid sequence MENKTLSALLTASKMTLAGIIACIFSFLVPWTYSFWAVISVAAVTRPGLTHTYLKAIARSAGTLIGAILAYLSFWLAGHNALILILCFFTIISLVSYLSLQRSFLSYCGIIIGITVIIILSSSAQYEPITTIILHRIIDVLVGILAILLVNILLRFFFQKNEPVKENLKMEFLSNFELLFNWYENKYLIKTAIAIGFTASLTFLPWLYLKYPGGFWVTVCCLFIMEENIINVKEKIWLRFLAHVLAAAIGAISAFLIGTHQWLTLIPLSMTFFFCGYIMVTSDVYGKAANTLAIAVCIMLLSGSSEGTSLTITASRFINTIIGLGLGFFSTWLFISRKAPPPHLLEEHEHLR is encoded by the coding sequence ATGGAAAATAAAACTTTATCCGCTTTATTAACAGCATCAAAAATGACTCTTGCGGGAATTATAGCTTGTATCTTTTCATTCCTTGTTCCTTGGACTTATAGTTTTTGGGCTGTTATTAGCGTCGCTGCTGTGACCCGTCCCGGATTAACCCACACTTATTTAAAAGCTATTGCTAGAAGTGCTGGCACACTCATTGGTGCAATTCTTGCCTATCTATCCTTTTGGCTCGCCGGCCACAATGCATTAATATTAATTTTATGCTTTTTTACAATTATTTCTCTTGTTAGCTATCTTTCATTGCAGCGATCATTTCTTAGTTATTGCGGTATTATTATTGGAATAACTGTAATAATCATTCTATCCAGTTCTGCGCAATATGAGCCGATCACCACCATTATTTTACATAGAATTATTGATGTTTTGGTTGGAATATTAGCAATATTACTAGTCAATATCCTTCTTAGATTTTTCTTTCAAAAAAATGAACCCGTTAAAGAGAATTTGAAAATGGAGTTTCTCAGCAATTTTGAGTTGCTATTTAACTGGTACGAAAATAAATATCTAATTAAAACTGCTATAGCAATTGGTTTTACAGCGAGCCTGACTTTTTTGCCTTGGTTGTATTTGAAATATCCGGGAGGATTTTGGGTTACTGTTTGTTGTCTCTTTATAATGGAGGAAAACATAATCAACGTAAAAGAAAAAATTTGGTTAAGATTTCTAGCCCATGTACTAGCCGCAGCTATTGGAGCCATTTCCGCGTTTTTAATTGGTACTCACCAATGGCTAACTCTTATTCCTCTATCAATGACCTTTTTCTTTTGTGGATATATTATGGTTACTAGCGATGTCTATGGAAAAGCAGCAAATACTTTGGCTATTGCCGTATGTATTATGCTTCTTTCAGGATCCAGCGAGGGCACAAGCCTTACAATAACGGCTTCACGGTTTATTAATACCATCATCGGATTAGGATTAGGATTTTTCTCCACTTGGCTTTTTATATCGAGGAAAGCACCACCTCCTCATCTACTCGAAGAACATGAGCATTTAAGATAA
- a CDS encoding acyltransferase, which yields MLKISKGIDVRFLIVWAQNLKKLVPKFASNIFFKKLFPSKSYVPSTGPWVGTHLKHTPELDGIRGYACLSVLVLHCLTGIISNSNPWVTLFRQHTFQLLLSGVDLFFVLSGFLIGGILLDTKNKPHFFKIFWIKRVTRIFPVAFDARILCSSNFYNGSFSYYAFQ from the coding sequence ATGTTAAAGATATCTAAGGGAATTGATGTAAGGTTCTTAATTGTATGGGCACAAAATCTAAAAAAATTAGTTCCTAAGTTTGCTTCCAATATTTTTTTTAAAAAACTTTTTCCTTCAAAATCTTATGTCCCATCTACTGGCCCTTGGGTTGGCACCCATTTGAAACATACTCCTGAACTAGATGGCATTAGAGGCTATGCTTGTCTTTCAGTGTTGGTATTACACTGCTTGACCGGTATTATATCTAACTCTAACCCATGGGTAACACTTTTTCGCCAACATACCTTCCAACTTTTATTAAGCGGTGTCGATCTTTTTTTTGTTCTTTCAGGCTTTCTCATAGGCGGTATCCTTCTTGATACTAAAAACAAGCCTCACTTTTTTAAAATTTTTTGGATTAAACGAGTGACTCGTATTTTTCCCGTTGCTTTTGATGCTCGCATCCTATGCAGCAGCAATTTTTATAACGGATCATTTTCATATTACGCGTTTCAATAA
- a CDS encoding acyltransferase, with translation MLASYAAAIFITDHFHITRFNNWLLAKYRPPLWTFATFTQSIPIAIHGYGGPRWMAMSWSLAIEDQFYLLFPLAVYFMPKKRLITLVIASLFIAPVFRDVFLKIFGDWYAAYVLLPSRMDGIMYGVVLALILRSKKAFNFVSHYRVVLDLIALFFLYIITMNFTPSWWPRMMDTIFPLKQSVISIMWAIAILRVYTYKNSIFNKIWCNRLLIKTGMISYGLYMYHQTINGLIHGILFNQEPCIATLNNLLAALSVIIISIGLATVSYFFFERPIQRYGRVVVARLSEEKVLPSSSMAT, from the coding sequence ATGCTCGCATCCTATGCAGCAGCAATTTTTATAACGGATCATTTTCATATTACGCGTTTCAATAACTGGCTTTTAGCAAAATATAGGCCTCCATTATGGACTTTTGCCACCTTCACCCAAAGCATCCCCATTGCAATTCATGGGTATGGTGGTCCCAGATGGATGGCTATGTCATGGTCCTTAGCAATAGAAGATCAGTTTTATTTATTGTTTCCTCTTGCCGTTTATTTTATGCCCAAAAAAAGACTAATTACTTTAGTTATAGCAAGTCTCTTTATAGCTCCAGTTTTCCGCGATGTGTTCCTGAAAATTTTTGGAGATTGGTATGCAGCTTATGTGCTCCTTCCATCCCGTATGGATGGAATTATGTACGGTGTGGTATTGGCACTTATCTTAAGAAGTAAGAAAGCTTTTAATTTTGTGTCTCATTACAGGGTAGTACTCGATCTCATTGCTTTATTCTTTTTATACATAATTACCATGAATTTTACACCTTCATGGTGGCCTAGAATGATGGATACTATTTTTCCACTGAAGCAAAGCGTGATATCTATCATGTGGGCGATTGCAATTCTTCGCGTGTATACTTATAAAAATAGTATTTTCAATAAAATTTGGTGCAATCGACTCTTGATAAAAACTGGTATGATTTCTTATGGACTTTATATGTATCATCAAACAATTAATGGCCTTATTCATGGCATTCTTTTTAATCAAGAACCATGTATTGCAACACTAAATAACTTATTAGCAGCACTGTCTGTGATCATAATATCAATAGGATTGGCTACAGTTTCATATTTTTTCTTTGAAAGGCCCATCCAGCGTTATGGACGAGTGGTTGTGGCAAGGTTATCCGAAGAAAAAGTGTTACCTTCCAGTTCCATGGCTACCTAA